In Granulicella mallensis MP5ACTX8, the sequence AGAGGTGCCTGGGATGTTGGTGCGGTTGGACATGAGACTCCAAAGAGTATGTGAACTGGATGCGTTTTCTTAAAAGTATCCGGCCAGGCCAAGTCGGAGCAAATGTCGTTCATCGAACAATAGTCGCTGTAGGCATCATTTATGATCTGCACTACTTCTGGTGGGATGGTGGGGCAATGTGTTTTTCTGCGACGGCGAACTTTGTAGGGAGTGGTGTGCTCGGTGGGATGGGCGTTGCCACGTTGGCGAAGGTAAAACATAGGCGCGAGCTGTTGTTCGCCTCGCTACCGGCTCTGTTTGCAGTGCATCAGTTCATCGAAGGCTTTGTCTGGCTGGGGCTGGACGGCATCCTGTCGCCGACGGTGGCGCACAACATGGGAGCGGCGTTCGTGCTCTATGCGCAGGGCCTGCTGCCGTTCCTGATGCCGCTGAGCATCATGCTGTTTGAGCCGACGCGAGCGCGACGGCGGACGATGCTTCCCTTCGTCATACTGGGGACACTGCTGACGCTTTATATGCTGTGGGGACTGGCGGCGTATCCGCTGCAGGTATCGGTGATGGACAACAGCATTGTGTATGTGAACTATGCGACCAACATGACCTGGATCGCGGTGCTCTATGTGATTGCGACATGCGGCTCGCTGTTCTTCTCGAAGGTCAAGGCGATGGTGTTCTTCGGCACCGCGAACCTGGTGATCCTGCTGGCTGTGATGGCGGTGAAACGCTATGCCTTCACCTCGCTGTGGTGCGCGTATGCTGCGGTCGCCAGCGTGATTATCCTGATGTACTTCTGGAAGAGCCAGGGGATCAGGCCGTTTAAGTATGTCGAGGCGATTTGAGTGGATCGCGGTATTTGTGGAAGCCATGAAAAGGGCGAACGCTATAGCGTTCGCCCTTTTTTCTTGAGGCAATGAGACTTACAGGCCCTTCTTCACCAGGAACAGAATCAGGTCCTTGACGCGCGAGGAGTAGCCCCACTCGTTGTCGTACCAGCTAATAACCTTGCCGGTGTTCCCGATAACCTTGGTCAGCTTGGAGTCGACGATGCTCGAGAGCGAGTTCCCACGGAAGTCGGTGGATACCAGTTCCTCCGTGGTGTAGCCCAGGATGCCCTTCAGCGCGCCTTCGCTGGCGGTCTTCAGGGCTTCATTGACGGTCTTCACGTCGATGGGCTTCTCGGTGACGAATGTAAGGTCGACCACGGAGACATTCGGAGTCGGGACGCGCATGGAGAAGCCGTCGAGCTTGCCGTCCATCTCCGGGATCACGAGCCGCAGGGCCTTGGCAGCACCGGTCGAGGAGGGAATCATCGAGAGGGCTGCAGCACGGGCGCGGCGCAGATCCTTGTGCGGCGTATCGAGGATGACCTGGTCGTTGGTGTAACTGTGGATCGTGGTCATGATGCCCGACTGGATCGTGAACGTGTCGTGGATCACCTTGACGAGGGGCGCGAGGCAGTTGGTCGTGCAGCTCGCGTTGGAGATCACGTGGTGCTTCGCGGCATCGTACTTGTCCTCGTTGACGCCGAGCACGATGGTGATGTCCTCGTTGCTGGCGGGCGCGGAGATGATGACCTTCTTGACGGTGCTGCCGAGATGGGCCTTGGCCTTCTCCGCGTCGGTGAAGAAGCCGGTGGACTCGACGACGACTTCAGCTCCAACCGAGGCCCAGTCGAGCTTCGCGGGGTCGCGCTCGGCGAAGACCTTGAGGGCCTTGCCGTCGATGACGATCGAGTCTTCGGTGTGCGAGATCTCGTTCTTCAGGTTGCCGAGGATGGAGTCGTACTTGAGCAGGTGCGCGAGCGTCGCGGGGGTGGTGAGGTCGTTGACGGCGACGAATTCGATGTCGGGATTGCCGAGTGCGGTGCGGAAGACGTTGCGTCCGATGCGGCCGAAGCCGTTGATTCCAACCTTGACTGCCATGTGCTCGTGTGACCTCTTCTTCTGGTTTGCAGGGGGCGTTGCGCCCTTGAGAAGCACGTCGAACGGCCCGCGCCTCAGTTCTTTGAGGCTACCAAAGGGGAGGGGTGGGGGCAAACGGGGCGAGGGATTAGGGCTTAGGGATTAGGGATTAGAACCGTGTTTTCTCCGGAATCGAGAGGATGTAGGCCAGTTTTTCTAATCCCTAATCCCTGAGCCCTAATCCCTCGCCTTTGCGGCATAGGGAACGCGTGTGTTACAAACCAGCTATGCGCGAATGGTTGCGCGAGAAACTCATGAGAAGACGTTCGAAGCGTGGACCGAATGATTCGGAGTCCACGGGCAAGATAGGGCAGGAGCTCCCTGCGAACCAGCAGGCACCCCTGCGCCCCTCATATCCTGAGCCGGCGGCGAAGGCCGAACCCGATGTGCCCGAGCCACAGGCCGAAGTTGTGCCTGTGCAGGAGCAAGCGGTTTTGGAGCCTCAGCACGAAGCTCAGCCAGAACCCCAGGTAGAAACCCCCACCGTCCCGCAGATCGTCCACGAGACGCAGCCGGAGTCGCTCGCGACCCCGCCCGCCGAGCCTGTGGCTGTGCCGGCGAAGTCGCCGCGCGGCTACGTCGTGCTGACGATCGGGCTGCCCGGATCGGGTAAGACCACCTGGTACAAGCGCCGCGGCGTCACCCCGCTTTCGAGCGACATGCTGCGGAATATCCTGTTTGACGACATCACCGATCAGCGCTACCAGGGGCTGGTCTTCAGCACGCTGCGCAGCCTGCTGCGCGCTCGGCTGATCGCCAAGATGCCGTGGAACTACGTCGACGCCACCAACCTCAGCCCGCACGAGCGCCGTCAGTGGATCAAGATGGCCAAGAGCTTCGGCTATGAGGTGCAGGCGGTGTTCTTTGACGTGCCCCTGGCGGTTTGCCTGGAACGCAACTCGAAGCGCGAGCGCCAGGTAACCGACGAGGTCATGCACAAGATGGCCGAACGGCTGCGTCCGCCGGTCTTCAAGGAAGGCTTCGACAAGATCACGGTGGTGCGCGTGAAGGGCGCTGCCCCCTCGGCAACACCCGAACCGGCGGCAGGACAGCCGCAGGGTAGTGCAGAGAACACGCCCGAGGCTGCGGTCGAAGGCTGACGGTAGTTCGCAGCGAAATCGAATGAACGAAGGACCCGCGCATGAGTGATATCACCCATGCGCGGGTTCTTCGCCTTCCAACCCATCGAGCAAAGAACGCTCGTTAGAAGTTTGCTCTATCCATAACGGAATCTTCTATGGCTACCCAGGATGTGGAGTTCGCGCAGGTGAGCTTTACGGTTGAGGGTGGCCGTCAGCTTTTAAGCGAGATCTCTCTGCGGGTTGAGCCCGGCACCACCACCGCCCTGCTGGGCCGCAGCGGCTCCGGCAAGACGACGTTGCTGCGCACGGTAAATGCGCTGGTGCGGCCGACCTCCGGACGCGTTCTGGTCGGCGGCCAGGACGTCTCCAAGACCGATGTGATCGCTCTGAGGCGCGGCATCGGTTATGTCATCCAGGAGTCCGGGCTGTTTCCACACATGAGCATCGAGCGAAATGTGGGGATGGCTCTGGAGCTGTCAGGCAAACCTAAAGCCGAGATCGCCGCCCGCGCTGCCGAGATGCTGCATCTTGTCGGCTTGCCGGAGGAGATGGCCAAGCGCTACCCGTGGCAGTTGAGCGGCGGACAGCGGCAGCGGGTTGGCCTGGCGAGAGCCTTGGCGTCCAACCCTGAAGTGCTGCTGATGGACGAGCCCTTCGGCGCGCTCGACCCCCTGACCCGCGCGGAGATGCAGACGATGCTCCGCGATCTGCTGCGTCGCGTGGGCAAGACGACATTCATCGTGACCCACGATCTGGAGGAGGCGCTGTATCTCGCCGGCCGCGTGGTGTTGCTGGAGGCGGGGCGCATCGTCGCGAACCTTGCGGCGGACGAGGTGCGCGGATCGCAGAATGAAGCGATGCGCGCCTACGTTGCGGCGACGCATCGTGGAGAGGCGGCATGAGCGAGTTCCTGCATCGCTACGGCAGCCAGATCGCGCGGCTCACCTTCGAGCACCTGTGGCTTACCGCCAGCGCGATGCTGTTTGCGTCGTTGATTGGCCTGCCTCTGGGCATCTTGTTGACGCGGCAACAGCGGCTGGCAAGGCCTGTGCTGGCGGTAGCCAATATCCTGCAGACGATTCCCAGCCTGGCTCTGTTTGGACTGCTGTTGCCGGTGCCTTTCCTCGGAGACCGTGCGGCGAGGCTGGCCATCGTCGCGCTGATCGGCTATGCATTGCTGCCGATCCTTCGCAATACCTATGCAGGAATCCGGAGCGTCGATCCGGCTTTGATCGATGTCTCCAATGCGCTTGGGATGAAAGGGCTGCAACGGCTGGTGAAGGTAGAACTCCCCCTGGCTGCGAGCGTCATTCTGGCGGGCCTGCGGACCGCCACTGTGACCTGCGTCGGTGTCGCAACGATTGCAGCGGCAATCGGTGCGGGTGGGTTGGGTGAGTTAATCTTCCGTGGCGTGGCCTCGGTCGATAATGGTCTGGTCTTGGCGGGAGCGGTTCCGGCGGCGCTGCTGGCGCTGTGCGCGGATGGGGTGTTGGGGCTGCTAGAGAAAAGGCTGGCGGTGAAGAGATGAGTTGGTGGCCGTTCGGAAAAGATCGATCGAAGAAAAGAGATGCAGAACCAGAACTTGTTACTACACGACAGGCGCCTGGATCACAGATGGATGGGCCACGGGTATCTACACTGGACAGGATGGTGCAGCAGTCCTGCAGCCGGGATGAATTGTTTCTGCTGTACTCCAAGCTACTGGAGGAGCGTCTTGGCGTCAGCGATATGAAGTTCGTTCACGCTGATGTTATTTCGTTCCAGAAGGCTGGCGGCGGGGAGATGCATAGCTATCTGCAGAACCTCTGGATCGCATACTCACGCAATCCTCAATCGCGCGCCGAGGTGATTGAGCAGTATCTCAAGGCGCTAGCCAGCACCATGCAACCGGCGTCGGCCATTACGCGCGAGCAGATCATTCCGCTCATCAAGGACTCCGAGTACTTCTCTATCTTTAAAAACAAGCCCAACATCCTCGTGTCGGAACACCTGGTAGCCGATCTTTTTGTGGTGTATGCCGTAGATTGGCCGGATCGCACGGCAACATTGAGCCAGAGCGAGTTTGAGAAGCTTGGGCTGGAGATGAGCGGCTTGCGCCAGCTTGCGGTGGAGAACCTCAAGGGAATGCTGACTAACATTGAATGTCATGACGGCGGACCTTGGTCTATGGTTTCGGCTGGGGGGACCTATGAGGCTAGCATTCTCTTACTGGATACCTTTTGGGAGCATGTGCGTGAAGAGGTGGAGGGCGACCTCATTGCGGTTGTGCCGGCGCGTGACGTGCTGCTCTTTACGGGAGCAAGCTCTGCTGACGGATTGAAAGAGATCAAGGAAAGAGCGACGAAGATCGTGAGCACGGGAGATCATGTGATTTCGGCTACGCTTCTGCGACGGACGAATGGGGTGTGGGCGACGTTTGATTAGGCGCAGAAGAATGTTTCCACACGGACATTCCCTCTGTGACTAAAGCCACTTGGGCGGTAATACTGAGATGGCGAGACTGAAGTCCCGCCCCTTCAAAGCAAAAGCAGATTCCCTGTGGGAATGACAGAAAGAAAAGCAAGAGCAAAGGTTGGGGCGTATTGGAACTGACTCGTATAGTGCGTGCTCTTTTGCTCCTGGCCTTTATGACTTGTCTTGTCGCCTGCGCTCCGCCTCGCTCGTCGCACATCGTGATTGGAGCGAAGAACTTCACCGAGCAG encodes:
- a CDS encoding DUF6629 family protein, whose amino-acid sequence is MCFSATANFVGSGVLGGMGVATLAKVKHRRELLFASLPALFAVHQFIEGFVWLGLDGILSPTVAHNMGAAFVLYAQGLLPFLMPLSIMLFEPTRARRRTMLPFVILGTLLTLYMLWGLAAYPLQVSVMDNSIVYVNYATNMTWIAVLYVIATCGSLFFSKVKAMVFFGTANLVILLAVMAVKRYAFTSLWCAYAAVASVIILMYFWKSQGIRPFKYVEAI
- the gap gene encoding type I glyceraldehyde-3-phosphate dehydrogenase; protein product: MAVKVGINGFGRIGRNVFRTALGNPDIEFVAVNDLTTPATLAHLLKYDSILGNLKNEISHTEDSIVIDGKALKVFAERDPAKLDWASVGAEVVVESTGFFTDAEKAKAHLGSTVKKVIISAPASNEDITIVLGVNEDKYDAAKHHVISNASCTTNCLAPLVKVIHDTFTIQSGIMTTIHSYTNDQVILDTPHKDLRRARAAALSMIPSSTGAAKALRLVIPEMDGKLDGFSMRVPTPNVSVVDLTFVTEKPIDVKTVNEALKTASEGALKGILGYTTEELVSTDFRGNSLSSIVDSKLTKVIGNTGKVISWYDNEWGYSSRVKDLILFLVKKGL
- a CDS encoding ATP-binding protein → MRRRSKRGPNDSESTGKIGQELPANQQAPLRPSYPEPAAKAEPDVPEPQAEVVPVQEQAVLEPQHEAQPEPQVETPTVPQIVHETQPESLATPPAEPVAVPAKSPRGYVVLTIGLPGSGKTTWYKRRGVTPLSSDMLRNILFDDITDQRYQGLVFSTLRSLLRARLIAKMPWNYVDATNLSPHERRQWIKMAKSFGYEVQAVFFDVPLAVCLERNSKRERQVTDEVMHKMAERLRPPVFKEGFDKITVVRVKGAAPSATPEPAAGQPQGSAENTPEAAVEG
- a CDS encoding ATP-binding cassette domain-containing protein, whose amino-acid sequence is MATQDVEFAQVSFTVEGGRQLLSEISLRVEPGTTTALLGRSGSGKTTLLRTVNALVRPTSGRVLVGGQDVSKTDVIALRRGIGYVIQESGLFPHMSIERNVGMALELSGKPKAEIAARAAEMLHLVGLPEEMAKRYPWQLSGGQRQRVGLARALASNPEVLLMDEPFGALDPLTRAEMQTMLRDLLRRVGKTTFIVTHDLEEALYLAGRVVLLEAGRIVANLAADEVRGSQNEAMRAYVAATHRGEAA
- a CDS encoding ABC transporter permease, with the translated sequence MSEFLHRYGSQIARLTFEHLWLTASAMLFASLIGLPLGILLTRQQRLARPVLAVANILQTIPSLALFGLLLPVPFLGDRAARLAIVALIGYALLPILRNTYAGIRSVDPALIDVSNALGMKGLQRLVKVELPLAASVILAGLRTATVTCVGVATIAAAIGAGGLGELIFRGVASVDNGLVLAGAVPAALLALCADGVLGLLEKRLAVKR
- a CDS encoding DUF1444 family protein, which produces MDGPRVSTLDRMVQQSCSRDELFLLYSKLLEERLGVSDMKFVHADVISFQKAGGGEMHSYLQNLWIAYSRNPQSRAEVIEQYLKALASTMQPASAITREQIIPLIKDSEYFSIFKNKPNILVSEHLVADLFVVYAVDWPDRTATLSQSEFEKLGLEMSGLRQLAVENLKGMLTNIECHDGGPWSMVSAGGTYEASILLLDTFWEHVREEVEGDLIAVVPARDVLLFTGASSADGLKEIKERATKIVSTGDHVISATLLRRTNGVWATFD